One part of the Pecten maximus chromosome 1, xPecMax1.1, whole genome shotgun sequence genome encodes these proteins:
- the LOC117336094 gene encoding ubiquitin-like-specific protease 1 — translation MIPVQFSKYTHVFLPICINGNHWVLLVADVKQRLVYVLDSMNGEVGQKWTRMWAEFMANRDRLPDVTEQFGVWNFPEIRSSKQTDSNSCGVFTLMNAECIAKDVPIAVMRQVHCQRYRQYVKASLLNAGAAKSDSKCDMPDCRIPKGHKRWVQCCVCGRWLHTKCCRIPTKAAIEEEYECCFCEAMYR, via the exons atgatCCCT gTTCAGTTCTCCAAATACACTCATGTATTCCTGCCAATATGCATCAATGGGAATCACTGGGTGTTGCTGGTTGCAGACGTAAAGCAAAGACTTGTCTACGTTCTGGACTCTATGAATGGGGAGGTTGGTCAGAAATGGACAAGGATGTGGGCAGAATTCATGGCCAATCGGGACAGACTTCCAGATGTTACTGAACAGTTTGGTGTGTGGAACTTCCCGGAGATCAGAAGCAGCAAACAGACCGACAGTAATTCATGCGGTGTGTTCACCCTGATGAATGCGGAATGCATTGCCAAGGATGTTCCCATAGCAGTCATGAGACAAGTGCATTGCCAAAGATATAGACAATATGTTAAGGCATCTTTGCTCAATGCTGGAGCAGCAAAGTCGGACTCTAAGTGTGACATGCCAGATTGTAGGATACCTAAAGGACACAAAAGATGGGTCCAGTGTTGCGTGTGTGGACGTTGGCTCCACACAAAGTGTTGCAGGATTCCGACAAAGGCAGCCATCGAGGAGGAATACGAATGCTGCTTCTGTGAAGCCATGTATAGATAG
- the LOC117328616 gene encoding uncharacterized protein LOC117328616 → MVLVHNARKAATKKKGNLDPNYHGPYKVVNIDGKCATLQNDSGHTLKRKTNIDHLKLFKDQTAHETDLCAQDTCDNTSEEGTVSCMQDTVGKYIEDVSSDGSLNELFKFISELNLSKISLNTLGFQYHHCPQQSFLKEVISVSEAELECFGTLLLPHLRHLDLDLSVKTSVAMLTSAVCVMASHQFQPLMTIAQTLKEVPSHLEDVDIHEIPQLYPTQRLTVGGETLEAVDMATLEDGKWINDKVKAVLNYSA, encoded by the coding sequence ATGGTTCTGGTTCATAATGCAAGGAAGGCTGCTACAAAGAAGAAGGGAAATCTAGATCCGAACTACCATGGTCCATATAAAGTAGTCAATATAGATGGCAAGTGTGCCACTCTTCAGAACGATTCAGGACATACTCtaaagaggaaaacaaacatagACCACCTGAAACTGTTCAAAGATCAGACCGCTCATGAGACAGATTTGTGTGCGCAGGACACCTGTGACAATACTTCTGAAGAGGGTACAGTTTCTTGTATGCAGGACACTGTTGGGAAATACATTGAAGATGTCAGTTCAGATGGCAGTCTGAATGAACTTTTTAAGTTTATAAGTGAACTGAACTTATCAAAGATATCTCTGAACACTTTAGGTTTTCAATATCACCACTGTCCACAACAGAGTTTCTTGAAGGAGGTTATCAGTGTATCGGAGGCAGAGTTAGAGTGCTTTGGTACACTATTGTTACCTCATCTGAGACATTTGGATTTGGACTTGTCAGTGAAAACATCAGTGGCTATGCTTACATCTGCAGTATGTGTTATGGCCAGTCATCAGTTTCAGCCACTGATGACCATTGCACAAACACTCAAGGAGGTACCAAGCCATCTTGAGGATGTTGACATTCACGAGATCCCACAACTCTACCCAACACAAAGACTCACAGTTGGCGGCGAGACACTAGAGGCGGTGGACATGGCAACTCTAGAGGATGGGAAGTGGATAAACGACAAGGTAAAAGCAGTTCTTAATTATTCAGCTTAA